One window of Mesoplasma syrphidae genomic DNA carries:
- the lpdA gene encoding dihydrolipoyl dehydrogenase — MNLQNNHGTCPLNSNSQAKTSNIEDTFDVVIIGAGIGGYVCAIKCAQLGLKTMIVEKNSFGGVCLNIGCIPTKALLKTAKVFDQIMKAEKFGIEFENDPKPKLNWSKAQDRKNAVVKKLTTGVEYLLKKNKVTIIKGEAEVASRNILAINDKNYQFKNIVIATGSVPITLNLPGFEKGYAAGKIITSTEALALPKIPKSIVIIGGGVIGVEFACLYAQLGAKVTLLQGLPTILEMLDEDIIAEMTKVIVNKYAIDLITDAKVKELSNNELVYEANGKEQKVSADYILQSVGRKTVIKGFDNLNLKMTERNAVEVNDYCETNIDGVYAIGDVTGKSMLAHVASHQGLVVANRIAKNLDLKMNYDRIPSCIYTSPEIAAIGKTEKQLKDDNVKYEKFNFPFAAIGKALADDDSVGFVKLIMDPETKALLGAHIIGNRATEMISEITTLIECEGTIYELARAIHPHPTMSEAIGEAAEALESGKPLNL; from the coding sequence ATGAACTTACAAAATAATCATGGAACATGCCCTTTAAACTCTAATTCTCAAGCAAAAACAAGCAACATCGAAGATACATTCGATGTTGTTATTATTGGTGCTGGAATTGGTGGGTATGTTTGTGCTATTAAATGTGCACAATTAGGTTTGAAAACAATGATTGTTGAAAAAAATAGTTTTGGTGGTGTTTGTTTAAATATTGGATGTATTCCCACAAAAGCTTTATTAAAAACGGCTAAAGTTTTCGACCAAATCATGAAGGCTGAAAAATTTGGAATTGAATTTGAAAATGATCCTAAGCCTAAACTAAATTGATCTAAAGCGCAAGATCGTAAAAATGCTGTGGTTAAAAAATTGACTACAGGAGTTGAATATTTATTGAAAAAAAATAAGGTAACAATAATCAAGGGCGAAGCTGAAGTTGCTAGTAGAAATATCTTAGCAATTAATGATAAGAACTATCAATTTAAAAATATCGTTATCGCTACTGGTTCAGTGCCAATTACTCTAAATTTGCCTGGCTTTGAGAAAGGCTATGCTGCTGGAAAAATTATTACCTCAACTGAGGCTTTGGCATTACCAAAAATTCCTAAATCAATTGTCATAATTGGAGGAGGAGTTATTGGTGTTGAATTTGCTTGTTTATATGCTCAACTTGGAGCAAAAGTGACTTTATTGCAAGGTTTACCAACTATTTTAGAAATGTTGGATGAGGACATAATTGCTGAAATGACAAAGGTGATTGTTAATAAATATGCAATTGACTTAATAACTGATGCTAAAGTCAAAGAACTATCAAATAACGAATTAGTATATGAAGCTAATGGCAAAGAACAAAAAGTTAGTGCCGACTACATTTTACAGTCAGTTGGCCGTAAAACTGTGATTAAAGGTTTTGATAACTTGAATCTTAAAATGACAGAACGTAATGCTGTTGAGGTTAATGATTATTGTGAAACTAATATTGATGGAGTTTATGCTATTGGAGACGTAACAGGTAAATCAATGTTGGCTCATGTTGCTAGTCATCAAGGTTTGGTTGTTGCTAATCGTATTGCAAAAAATCTTGATTTAAAAATGAATTATGATCGAATTCCAAGTTGTATTTATACATCTCCTGAAATTGCTGCAATTGGTAAAACTGAAAAGCAATTGAAAGATGACAATGTTAAATATGAAAAATTTAATTTTCCTTTTGCGGCAATTGGTAAAGCTTTAGCTGATGATGATAGCGTTGGATTTGTAAAGTTAATTATGGATCCCGAAACAAAGGCTTTATTGGGAGCGCATATTATTGGTAATCGTGCAACAGAAATGATTTCTGAAATAACAACTTTAATTGAATGCGAAGGTACAATTTATGAGCTTGCTCGTGCTATACATCCTCACCCAACAATGAGTGAAGCTATTGGTGAAGCTGCTGAGGCATTGGAATCTGGAAAACCATTAAATCTATAG
- a CDS encoding thiamine pyrophosphate-dependent dehydrogenase E1 component subunit alpha: MKYIEKFDVTKDEIIRVMDSSGKIINKDLMPEISLEETLEAYKIMNLSRRQDIFQNLVQRQGRLLSFLSSTGQEACEVAYSLNLIKGKDWFISGYRNNAAWITCGVPIKNVMLYWAGNEYGAKSPDGVNVLPPNIVIGSQFSHATGIAFAEKYKGSDAIALTVTGDGGMSEGEVFEAMNFAKVHESPVIFVCENNQWAISTPRGEQTKSLNFAIKSIAVGIPSLKVDGNDFLACYGVFKEVAQWVREGKGPFLVECETYRLGPHSSADNPDVYRDPKEFEDAKSRDPLIRLKTYLIKNKVWSDAQQEALDNEHDQYVKEQFDWMEQNKAYPLEDIFNYTFAEKNDQLEEQFEEARRFYEKYPNSVKGGH, from the coding sequence ATGAAATATATTGAAAAATTTGATGTAACAAAAGATGAAATTATTCGTGTAATGGATAGTTCTGGAAAAATTATTAACAAGGATTTAATGCCCGAAATTAGTTTGGAAGAAACTTTGGAAGCATATAAAATTATGAATCTTTCAAGAAGACAAGATATTTTTCAAAATCTTGTACAAAGACAAGGAAGATTGCTATCATTTTTAAGTTCTACAGGACAAGAAGCTTGTGAAGTTGCCTATTCTTTAAACTTAATTAAGGGCAAAGACTGATTTATTTCTGGATACAGAAATAATGCTGCATGAATTACATGCGGAGTGCCAATTAAAAATGTGATGTTATATTGAGCAGGAAATGAGTATGGAGCAAAATCTCCAGATGGGGTTAATGTTTTACCTCCAAACATCGTAATTGGTAGTCAATTCAGTCATGCTACAGGAATTGCCTTTGCTGAAAAATATAAAGGGTCTGATGCAATTGCTTTAACAGTTACTGGTGATGGTGGAATGAGTGAAGGAGAAGTTTTTGAGGCAATGAATTTTGCAAAAGTTCATGAATCTCCAGTGATCTTTGTTTGTGAAAATAATCAATGAGCCATTTCAACTCCAAGAGGAGAACAAACTAAATCACTTAACTTTGCTATTAAAAGTATTGCTGTTGGAATTCCTTCATTAAAAGTTGATGGTAACGACTTTTTAGCATGTTATGGAGTATTTAAAGAAGTTGCTCAATGAGTTCGCGAGGGTAAAGGGCCATTCCTTGTTGAATGTGAAACTTATCGTTTAGGACCTCATTCTAGTGCTGATAATCCTGATGTTTACCGTGATCCTAAAGAATTTGAAGATGCTAAAAGTCGTGATCCTCTAATTAGATTAAAAACTTATTTAATTAAAAATAAAGTGTGAAGCGATGCTCAACAAGAAGCATTGGATAATGAACATGATCAGTATGTTAAAGAACAATTTGATTGAATGGAGCAAAACAAAGCATACCCACTTGAAGATATCTTTAATTACACATTTGCTGAAAAAAATGATCAGCTTGAAGAACAATTTGAAGAAGCACGAAGATTTTATGAAAAATATCCTAATTCAGTTAAGGGAGGACACTAA
- a CDS encoding acetate/propionate family kinase has product MILVINSGSSSIKFKLYKKEPSQDNQTVLEGIAERITLDGILTIKYKDNRTTWNMDFQNHESAVKGILSKFQDLGVIKTIDEIVAIGFRIVNGGSITEPTIINDKVYKAIFDSIEFAPLHNPGALVAIDAFKKITPNAILVGNFDNAFHHTIPKSNFLYPLPIEWYKKYNVRKFGFHGLSYQYIVEKFAELAKENKENLNLVICHLGSGSSMACIQNGLSLDTTMGFTPLGGLMMGTRSGNIDPSILEFITKKLSMTISEVTEMLNKKSGLLGMSEISADMRDLILASAKGNDNAKLAVNKYEQTVADNIVTFVNRLPYVDAIIFTAGIGENSPENRQGIIDKIKILNVNLDQTANNEKNDSFKLISANSSAIPVYVIRTDEESMIYQNTLSFLK; this is encoded by the coding sequence ATGATTTTAGTTATAAACTCAGGTAGCAGTTCAATCAAATTTAAACTTTATAAAAAGGAACCTTCACAAGATAATCAAACAGTTTTGGAAGGAATTGCTGAAAGAATTACTCTTGATGGAATTTTGACAATTAAGTACAAGGATAATAGGACCACTTGAAATATGGATTTTCAAAATCATGAAAGCGCTGTTAAAGGAATTTTAAGTAAATTTCAAGATTTAGGGGTTATTAAAACAATTGATGAAATCGTGGCTATCGGTTTCCGAATTGTAAATGGAGGTTCAATTACTGAACCAACAATTATTAATGATAAAGTATATAAGGCAATATTTGACAGTATTGAATTTGCGCCTCTTCATAATCCAGGTGCCTTAGTAGCAATTGATGCTTTTAAAAAAATCACTCCCAATGCTATTCTTGTAGGAAACTTTGATAATGCATTCCACCATACAATACCAAAAAGTAATTTTTTGTATCCTTTACCTATTGAATGATACAAAAAATATAACGTTAGAAAGTTTGGATTTCATGGTTTAAGTTATCAATATATTGTTGAGAAATTTGCCGAATTGGCAAAAGAAAATAAGGAAAATCTTAACTTAGTTATTTGCCACTTGGGAAGTGGTTCTAGCATGGCTTGTATTCAAAATGGACTATCATTAGACACAACAATGGGATTTACACCTTTAGGTGGATTAATGATGGGTACTCGTTCGGGGAATATTGATCCTTCGATTTTAGAATTTATAACTAAAAAACTGTCGATGACAATTTCAGAAGTTACTGAAATGCTAAATAAAAAATCTGGTTTGTTGGGAATGAGTGAAATTTCTGCAGATATGCGTGATTTAATTCTTGCTAGCGCAAAAGGTAATGATAACGCTAAATTGGCTGTTAATAAATATGAGCAAACAGTAGCTGATAACATTGTGACTTTTGTTAATAGATTACCTTATGTTGATGCTATTATTTTTACAGCAGGAATTGGTGAAAACTCTCCTGAAAATCGTCAAGGAATAATTGACAAAATTAAGATTTTGAATGTTAATCTTGATCAAACGGCTAATAATGAAAAAAATGATAGTTTTAAACTTATTAGTGCCAACAGTTCAGCTATTCCAGTATATGTAATTAGAACTGACGAAGAAAGTATGATTTATCAAAACACATTGAGT
- a CDS encoding dihydrolipoamide acetyltransferase family protein: protein MFKVKFTDIGEGLHEGKVTEVLVNIGDSVKMGQSLFAVETDKVNAEIPSPVDGKVSEILIKKDQDINVGDVVFIIDDGSTTAADSNVSTASKEPEISGGSCVPNLPEPEEENASVVGSTPVSNHVITRQVPQPSDIKKPAAEIRATPQARRMAVKLNIDLSKIIASSPSGRISIEDIEAYNNQASASVQPATAQQPVRSNLSTTGLEVEAISMTGIRKATVKAMKYSHSTNASFTSFKKIDITNIYDLRNNLKDFAKQSDIKLTYLAFVVKAVAKALVDNPNINVRIDEENNAIQYIKNINISVAVDTPYGLVVPVIFNANNLSLFEIAKEISNIASKAKDKKLAVSDMTNGTFTISNIGSVGLEYATPIINSPESAIMGVGIMKKEPVYIGDEVKPRYIMPFSITADHRVIDGADVGRFLQKVEEYLTNPIILLT from the coding sequence ATGTTTAAAGTTAAATTTACCGATATCGGAGAAGGTTTACATGAAGGAAAAGTAACCGAAGTTCTTGTTAACATCGGTGATTCTGTAAAAATGGGACAAAGTTTATTTGCCGTAGAAACTGATAAAGTTAATGCCGAAATTCCTTCTCCTGTTGATGGAAAAGTGTCTGAAATATTGATTAAAAAAGATCAAGATATTAATGTTGGTGACGTTGTTTTCATAATTGATGACGGCTCTACTACTGCTGCTGATTCAAACGTTTCAACAGCCAGCAAAGAGCCTGAAATTAGTGGAGGATCATGCGTTCCAAATTTACCAGAACCTGAAGAAGAAAATGCGAGTGTTGTTGGTTCTACACCTGTTTCAAATCATGTAATTACTCGTCAAGTTCCGCAACCATCAGATATTAAAAAGCCAGCAGCAGAAATTCGTGCAACTCCACAAGCAAGAAGAATGGCAGTTAAATTGAACATTGATTTGTCCAAAATTATTGCTTCCTCACCAAGTGGAAGAATTTCAATTGAAGATATTGAGGCTTATAATAACCAAGCTTCTGCTTCTGTTCAACCTGCTACAGCTCAACAACCCGTTCGTTCTAATTTATCAACGACAGGTTTAGAAGTCGAAGCAATTTCTATGACAGGAATTCGTAAGGCAACTGTTAAGGCAATGAAATATTCACACTCAACAAATGCTTCATTTACATCATTTAAGAAAATTGACATTACTAATATTTATGATTTGCGTAACAATTTAAAGGACTTCGCAAAGCAAAGCGATATTAAATTAACATATTTAGCTTTTGTTGTTAAGGCTGTTGCAAAAGCTTTAGTTGATAATCCAAATATTAATGTTCGTATTGATGAAGAAAACAACGCAATTCAATATATTAAAAATATTAATATATCTGTAGCTGTAGATACTCCATATGGACTTGTAGTTCCTGTTATTTTCAATGCTAACAATTTAAGTTTATTTGAAATTGCTAAAGAGATTAGCAACATTGCTTCAAAAGCTAAAGACAAAAAATTGGCTGTTAGTGATATGACTAATGGAACCTTTACAATTTCAAATATTGGAAGTGTTGGTTTGGAATATGCAACTCCAATTATTAATTCTCCAGAATCTGCAATTATGGGAGTTGGAATTATGAAAAAAGAGCCCGTTTATATTGGTGATGAAGTTAAACCAAGATACATTATGCCATTTTCAATTACAGCTGATCACAGAGTAATTGATGGTGCCGATGTTGGACGTTTCTTACAAAAAGTAGAAGAATACTTAACAAACCCAATTATTTTATTAACATAG
- the pta gene encoding phosphate acetyltransferase, with the protein MYTINEIKNFISNSKVKKRIVLPEGNEPSIIKTANYLVENNLAIPIVIFETSENISSDLNSQVEKIILDSYDLSELRDAFLAIRKEKATLEIANTVIKQPNYVGTLLVELGKADCMLLGLTYTTADSLRPALQIIKTAPGYSLASSVLIMQKDDQSLLFTDCGFNIKPNAAQLVDITKMTVEFARSMNVKEPEAALLSYSTNGSGKGEDVIKVQSAVSILKEQKVDFNFAGEVQFDAAFDQTVRSKKFPTNTLTKLIPDVFVFPDINAGNIGYKIAQRMGNWNAIGPFILGLNKPVNDLSRGATLEDIISTAIITIFQASEVA; encoded by the coding sequence ATGTATACAATTAATGAAATTAAAAATTTTATTAGCAACTCGAAAGTTAAAAAAAGAATTGTCTTACCTGAGGGTAATGAACCTTCAATAATTAAGACAGCAAATTACTTAGTCGAAAATAATTTAGCAATTCCAATTGTGATTTTTGAGACTAGCGAAAATATTTCTTCTGACTTAAATTCTCAAGTCGAAAAAATTATTTTGGACTCTTATGATTTAAGCGAACTGCGTGATGCTTTTCTTGCAATTAGAAAAGAAAAAGCCACTTTAGAAATCGCTAATACAGTTATTAAGCAGCCAAACTATGTTGGTACTTTACTTGTTGAATTAGGTAAAGCAGATTGTATGTTGTTAGGTTTAACTTATACTACTGCAGATTCTTTAAGACCTGCTTTACAGATTATTAAGACTGCTCCTGGTTATAGTTTGGCTAGTTCTGTTTTAATAATGCAAAAAGATGACCAAAGTTTATTGTTTACTGATTGTGGTTTTAATATCAAACCTAATGCTGCTCAACTTGTTGATATTACAAAAATGACTGTTGAATTTGCTCGTTCAATGAATGTAAAAGAGCCCGAGGCGGCTTTGTTAAGTTATTCAACAAATGGATCTGGCAAAGGTGAGGATGTTATAAAAGTTCAATCTGCTGTTTCAATTTTGAAGGAACAAAAAGTTGACTTTAATTTTGCAGGTGAAGTTCAATTTGATGCTGCTTTTGACCAAACAGTGCGCTCAAAAAAATTTCCCACTAATACTTTAACTAAATTGATTCCAGATGTATTTGTATTTCCAGATATTAACGCAGGAAATATCGGCTACAAAATTGCTCAAAGAATGGGTAATTGAAACGCAATTGGTCCATTTATTTTGGGCCTTAACAAGCCGGTTAATGATTTAAGTCGTGGAGCAACTCTAGAAGATATAATTAGTACAGCCATTATTACAATTTTTCAAGCAAGCGAGGTGGCTTAA
- a CDS encoding alpha-ketoacid dehydrogenase subunit beta, translated as MPLINNIKAVNQALDVAMERNQNVVTYGEDVGFEGGVFRATEGLQQKYGIERSFNAPISENLFIGAAIGMAINGLSPVVELQFEGLGRSALQNITTHLGKMRNRTRGKYTCPLVIRTPMGGGISALEHHSESFEAIYSHTPGLVVIIPSTPYDTKGLLLAAIDSPDPVIFLEPTKLYRAFKQEVPEGYYTVPIGVGYKIQEGDDLTIVTYGAPTVDCQKALELLKETHPEVTVDLIDLRTINPWDRDMVFKSVTKTGRLLIVNEAAKSFGVASEIIASVNENCFDYLKAPLTRCTGYDVNIPFVQGERWFNINPYKILDKIHEVLEY; from the coding sequence ATGCCATTAATTAATAATATTAAAGCTGTTAACCAAGCACTTGATGTCGCAATGGAAAGAAATCAAAACGTCGTAACATATGGAGAAGACGTTGGTTTCGAAGGAGGAGTCTTCAGAGCTACTGAAGGACTTCAACAAAAATATGGAATTGAAAGATCATTTAATGCGCCAATTTCAGAAAATTTATTTATTGGTGCAGCAATTGGTATGGCAATTAATGGTCTATCTCCAGTTGTGGAATTGCAATTTGAAGGATTAGGGCGTTCAGCCTTGCAAAATATTACAACTCATTTAGGAAAAATGCGTAACAGAACTCGTGGAAAATATACATGTCCACTAGTAATTAGAACTCCAATGGGTGGAGGAATTAGTGCTCTTGAGCATCACTCTGAATCTTTTGAAGCTATTTATTCACATACACCAGGTTTAGTAGTAATTATTCCGTCAACACCATATGACACTAAAGGATTGCTACTTGCTGCAATTGATTCACCAGATCCCGTAATCTTTTTAGAACCAACTAAATTGTATCGTGCGTTTAAACAAGAAGTTCCTGAAGGATACTATACTGTTCCAATTGGAGTAGGATATAAAATTCAAGAGGGAGATGATTTAACAATTGTAACTTACGGAGCACCAACTGTGGATTGTCAAAAAGCACTTGAACTTTTAAAAGAAACTCATCCTGAGGTTACTGTTGATTTAATTGATTTAAGAACAATTAATCCTTGAGATCGCGATATGGTATTTAAATCTGTAACAAAAACAGGAAGACTATTAATTGTTAATGAAGCAGCTAAGTCATTTGGTGTTGCAAGCGAAATTATTGCGTCAGTTAATGAAAACTGTTTTGATTATTTGAAAGCTCCATTAACACGTTGTACTGGATATGATGTAAATATTCCTTTTGTTCAAGGAGAACGTTGATTTAATATTAATCCATACAAAATCTTGGATAAAATTCATGAAGTTTTAGAATATTAG